A window of Carassius gibelio isolate Cgi1373 ecotype wild population from Czech Republic chromosome A3, carGib1.2-hapl.c, whole genome shotgun sequence genomic DNA:
GCCGCTCAGGCCGAGCAGCTGGACCGGAGCTCAGTCGAGTGCAGCAGAAGCAGCTGCAGCTCTGACACTTTAGACGACAGCCTCACCAGCCTCCAGTGGCTGCAGGAGTTCTCCATTCTCAACGCCAGCGCCTCCCAATCCAGCCATCCCCACAGCCACTTCTTCGGGAGCCAAGCAGGCTCGGATGCTCCCTCGTCTCCTTTAGCAGGAGATCCGGCGTCTATCGGTATGCCGCTGACCCCTGGCAAACCCACAGCGGCGTCTTTCTACAGGACGCCTTGCTTGTCAGCTCTTCCTAGCCTGGTTGCTCACGGACACTGTCCGGATGAAGTCGATTATAAGACCAACCCTCATATCAAGCCACCGTATTCATATGCAACTCTCATCTGCATGGCCATGCAGGCCAGTAAGAAAACCAAAATCACTCTCTCATGCATCTATAAATGGATCACAGACAACTTCTGCTACTTCCGCCACGCAGACCCCACATGGCAGGTAAGATGCAGCAGTCAAACTTTACAACTGTTTTAGTGTTACAGAATGCCTTACATTCATTTGCACTTTAAAGATGCACTTAATAGAAGGCTTACACTGAGACCCGTGTCATTTGCATATCTGGCAAAGGGTATTTTGCTATTGTTTGAGCAGAATGGAGTGAGAGAAAGCCTTCTTAGCACCTGCTGAAGTGGATTGTGTATTGGAGAGAGACCAACAGAAACCTTTCAGAAGCCTGTTGTTTAGAGGCTTGATATTTTTAGCTTTTGGATGAATACCAAACAGAGTAAGAGCTTTTCCAGCTTAACTGCTCAACTAACGATGTGTGCTCAGATGAAAGAATAACAGCAACAGTGTATCGTAAGGtgtcatgtaaaaaaaagttgGGCATTGGTTTCCTTAAAACATGTTTATAATTTAATCTGCTTTTCAAAGTGAGGCAAGGAGGAAGAATGAGCTCCGAAGTTGGATATTTTTAAAGGATTTAGATTGTTTGGTGAATTATTAATTAACCACTTAGCCATAACCTCTTTTCTGTGAAGAAAATGTAGACATTCGCTCagagatatttagatattttaacttaaaacaaTGTTTAACCAGGGCCAAGAGGTCAGtgcttcatttaaatgtaattagctTGTGGTGGCTGGCATGCCTGATGTGTTGATACACCGTGGAGGCATTTAAAGACCATATCAAATCAAAACATTTAGACATTTTAGCTTTGTGGTCTTGCATACTTCTGAAAGTTGACAAAATGACCATTTAGTAGTGatatagacattaaaaataaCCAGTCTTCCTCTCCTAGGAATTGATACACAAATATTGATGATGCATTTTGAACTCACTTGCATATGAAACaatttgtccaatcaaatgtttattttatttttttttgaatgagaaTGCCCCTCCCCATTCTGACTAGCAATAGCAAGTAGCAAATGAGGTCACACTTTATAGTGAAGTTCAATTTGTTAACACTAGTTAATGGATTAGGTGTTATGAAATAACACATTTGTAAACagaataaattcattttattgaTGTTAATTTATGAACGTACTATTGTTCACTGTGCGGTGCAGTCACATTAGCGAAATTTAATTTGCATAATGTATGAAGCACGGATCACACAGAAATCACTTTCAAACTAGGCAACGTGACGAATTCACATAAAAACTTGAACAAGACGCAATCTTAAAttctcagtcgcacaaatttctCTTAAAATGACTAAACTTTGATGAGTAACagtaaatgtgactgcacctttaatgcactaatattaaacatgttttagcATACGTAGAAATGAATGTTTacctagaataataataaatgatgtgaAAGTATTGTTCTTTGTTTatgatacctaatgcattaactGATGCTAACAAGTTGAACCTTCTTGTTTAGTCTTACAGTGTGAAAACTAAAGCCTAAATTAATCAAAAGCCTAAAAACAGACAAGCCTAAAGACATGTCCTGCCCAAAATTCGTGTTTTAAACAGAAAAGGACAAAACCTGCACTTAAGCTTTTTCACAGTGTCTTTAATGCATAACTTCCTTGCGTTTAAGTGCATCATGATAATGGAAAATTCCAATACACAGTTATACAAATATAGATTTTCTCCTTCATCATTGCAGAATTCCATCCGCCACAACCTGTCGCTGAACAAATGCTTTATAAAAGTCCCGAGACAAAAGGATGAGCCAGGCAAAGGTGGGTTCTGGAAGATCGACCCCCAGTACGCAGAACGCCTCCTCAGCGGTGCCTACAAGAAGCGCAGGATGCCCCCGGTGCAGATCAACCCAGCTCTTCAGAAACACCTCAGGATGAGCTCTCACGCTGGACAAGCTGCAGCCACTGCAGGGATGGACAGAAACCTCTGTGTGAGTCCCGAGTCCCAGCAGCTTCTGAAAGAGTTTGAGGAAGTCACGGGAGCCGATCAGAACTGGGACCCTCGTTTGGCTGAAGCCACCATGTTGAATTGTTGGGTCTCAGGGAAGGGGAGCAAGAGGAAACAGCCGTACACACACAGGACTGGTGGGAGCAAAGCTCCACGATGTTCAAGCTCCCCACTGCTGGCCATGGACGACCAGGAGGACTTAAGCTCCCTCAAGGGCAACTTTGACTGGGACGCCCTGCTAGACTCGGCCTTGAATGGAGAGTTAAGCTTGAACGAAGGAGGTCCGTTGAGCTCTATACCACAAGACGAGGACTTGATGGTTAGAGGCACCCATATCAGCCCCCTCGAACCTCCTGGAGGTGTCATTGAGAGCCATGTGTTGATGGAAACCCAGATGAGCAGCGAAGCAGACTTTAATGAGGAAACCTTCCTGGCCACTGCATTCCTCCAGAGTCCCTGGTCGGAAGTGGAAGAGGGCAACCGTACCGACTTCCTCTGTAGCTCAACGGTCAGCATCGATCAACTCTTTGACCTGGGAGACTCTCTCGAAGGAGACTTAAGCAGTAAGATCGAGTCTCTCCTTTGAAGATTCAGGCCTCTGGACACAAACAAGTCTAGGAACAAAGAGGGTTTGGACCATTTACCCCCAAAGATTTCATGCTGGATTCCATGAAGCCCACATGAAgatgtatttttaagagtgtatctaTTTCTAATACTGATTTTTATgattatgtttttgtatttgacaTGTTATCTACCTGCATTAAAGCTAATCTAATCAAGTTCCTTAGCGAGTCCTTAAAATCATCTATCAAATGCTTGGAACTTGGGATTCGGAGACTGAACATGTACGGATGGCACTGGAAGTAGAAAAAACTGAGATGCAAGCTTGTTGTTTACAATTCAAAATCACATACCAGGAAATGTAAGTGAACGAGAATAATTTAAGAAATGAACAGTTCAAACACCCTGTGGATGAAGTCAAACGTATTATACAAATTGTATCATATTCAACCAAATTCTGGAAGCAGAAATTTGAAACAAACTGTGCAAGTGAAATTGTACATCATGCTGCCTTTCTTGTAACGGCAAAACTATGGGCTTTCAgtgaacactcttaaaaataaaggttctttattagaATTCATGGTTCCTTTAAGAACCTTTAATGTCCACGGAATCTTTCCATGGTacaaaatgttgatttaaataTTCCTTACACTAAGAAATAGAGGTTTGTTTTAAGAACCGTTCACTGAAAtgtctttggggaaccaaaagtGGTTCTTCTGGCTTTGCAAAAGgtcccttttggaacctttatttttaagagtgtgttgAATGCTGCTTATTGCAGTTGATATCATGAAGTCCCCAGGGCTACACATTTTGGATGTCCCACCTGATTTATAACATCAGCTAATTGGTGGAGGCTCTAAGACCTGATCTGGATGTGCCAGATAAAGAGACGTCCATAATGTGCTGTTCCTGGGCTCCTCCAGACCAGGACTTTTGGATGAATTGCTGAAACTGAATTGCTTAGGTTTTTAGCGCCGAGTGGCTGATATGATGAAAATTGTGTATTTTGATAGTGTAACTGCACTAATTGAATGG
This region includes:
- the LOC127945039 gene encoding forkhead box protein J1-A-like; its protein translation is MLFPHHSSLLAVKTGFVWDRTMLSVSYTDPWPEGSVGLEEEVVTAAAQAEQLDRSSVECSRSSCSSDTLDDSLTSLQWLQEFSILNASASQSSHPHSHFFGSQAGSDAPSSPLAGDPASIGMPLTPGKPTAASFYRTPCLSALPSLVAHGHCPDEVDYKTNPHIKPPYSYATLICMAMQASKKTKITLSCIYKWITDNFCYFRHADPTWQNSIRHNLSLNKCFIKVPRQKDEPGKGGFWKIDPQYAERLLSGAYKKRRMPPVQINPALQKHLRMSSHAGQAAATAGMDRNLCVSPESQQLLKEFEEVTGADQNWDPRLAEATMLNCWVSGKGSKRKQPYTHRTGGSKAPRCSSSPLLAMDDQEDLSSLKGNFDWDALLDSALNGELSLNEGGPLSSIPQDEDLMVRGTHISPLEPPGGVIESHVLMETQMSSEADFNEETFLATAFLQSPWSEVEEGNRTDFLCSSTVSIDQLFDLGDSLEGDLSSKIESLL